The Bos indicus x Bos taurus breed Angus x Brahman F1 hybrid chromosome 15, Bos_hybrid_MaternalHap_v2.0, whole genome shotgun sequence genome includes a window with the following:
- the LOC113904600 gene encoding olfactory receptor 1052-like, producing the protein MADSNVSGITEFILLGLTDNPELNTVLFVVFLLIYLITVLGNVWIITIILVSDQLHSPKYFFLSQLAFLDFCYSSVFIPKLLVNYVAGQKVISYSGCLLQYSFVSLFLTTECFLLAAMAYDRYLAICRPLHYKGLMTPTFCIHLVTASYLLGCANSLTHLSGLLSLSFCGHNVINHYFCDIPLLFQLACSDTHYSEALFTILSGATSVATFLMVVSSYLGILLTVLKTRSLRSRYKAFSTCASHLTIVSVFYGTVIFTYLGTSSSYPDEKAKILSVFYTLLLPILNLLIYGIRNTEAKEAMKRIIMRKIFAQ; encoded by the coding sequence ATGGCTGACAGCAATGTCAGTGGGATAACTGAATTCATCCTCCTGGGGCTGACTGATAACCCGGAACTGAATACAGTCCTATTTGTGGTGTTTCTCTTAATCTATCTCATTACTGTCCTGGGCAATGTCTGGATCATCACCATCATCCTGGTTAGTGATCAGCTCCACTCTCCCAAGTACTTTTTCCTTAGCCAGTTGGCTTTCCTGGATTTCTGCTATTCCTCAGTCTTCATTCCTAAGCTGTTGGTGAACTACGTAGCAGGACAGAAAGTTATCTCCTACAGTGGTTGCCTCCTGCAATACTCCTTTGTCAGCTTGTTCCTGACCACGGAATGCTTCCTCTTGGCTGCCATGGCCTATGATCGGTACCTTGCCATCTGCCGCCCTCTTCACTATAAAGGTCTCATGACACCCACCTTCTGCATCCAcctggtcactgcctcctatctACTGGGCTGTGCCAACTCACTCACCCACCTGTCTGGTTTGCTCAGTCTGTCCTTCTGTGGACACAATGTCATTAACCACTATTTCTGTGATATCCCACTGCTTTTCCAACTTGCCTGTTCTGACACCCATTACAGTGAGGCTTTATTTACCATCCTCTCTGGAGCCACATCAGTGGCTACCTTTCTGATGGTGGTTAGTTCTTATCTGGGAATCCTTCTCACAGTCCTGAAGACACGGTCTTTGAGAAGCAGATACAAAGCCTTCTCCACATGTGCCTCCCACCTAACGATAGTGAGTGTCTTCTATGGAACAGtgatttttacttatttgggGACCAGCTCTAGCTACCCAGACGAGAAAGCCAAAATCTTGTCTGTGTTCTATACCCTTTTGCTGCCAATACTAAATCTTCTGATATACGGCATAAGGAACACAGAAGCCAAAGAAGCAATGAAAAGAATtatcatgagaaaaatatttgctcaGTGA